One window of Deltaproteobacteria bacterium genomic DNA carries:
- a CDS encoding universal stress protein: MNAENKPKLKIVVPTSFSKKSELALDFALMYSRIANADVYVFHALEEKITDYRELDRLNVEHMARMKQAVLQSVERLNKQGINHSVDEVYRRTSHGNSAIEVLRIASGIGADMIVMGKPNNKHFKKVVEKAPCTLVLTREKDYEFVI; encoded by the coding sequence ATGAACGCTGAAAACAAACCAAAATTAAAAATCGTGGTTCCAACCAGTTTCAGCAAAAAATCAGAGTTGGCCCTAGATTTTGCCCTTATGTATAGCCGTATAGCCAATGCAGATGTCTATGTTTTTCATGCGCTTGAAGAAAAAATTACTGACTACCGTGAGTTAGATCGTCTTAACGTTGAGCATATGGCTCGTATGAAACAAGCGGTATTACAATCTGTAGAACGCCTTAATAAACAAGGAATTAACCATTCAGTTGATGAAGTTTATCGACGTACATCGCACGGAAATTCTGCTATTGAAGTATTACGTATTGCTAGCGGTATTGGGGCTGACATGATTGTAATGGGCAAACCAAATAACAAACACTTTAAAAAGGTGGTTGAAAAAGCTCCATGCACGTTAGTGCTAACACGCGAAAAAGATTACGAATTCGTGATCTAA
- a CDS encoding serine protein kinase PrkA, whose amino-acid sequence MSKNNQKEDKLLNNIFEKVHDSFIADRTILSFNEYFDMLFTKPERHLRCSAQYIVDMFKHFGQQVLKLPTGRVTRYNLFDAPFTDGDGRVAGHERVQEQLFRILCNFAREGKINKLILLHGPNGSAKSSIVRCIMAGMEAYSRLPEGALYSFNWIFPTERLAATDRIGFGNEQKAHLSNNTYAHLSNSDMDARIPCDLHDHPLFLLPQSQRLNLLSHLLPNQAENIDGSENSQHLANEYLRLGDLCYKCRRIYDALLSSYDGDVAKVLKHIQIERFYVSRRYRRAAATIEPQLSVDAHIQQVTADHSLASLPKALQHTSLFTPTGPLVDANRGVLEYSDLLKRPVDAFKYLLSTIETSTVSMDSFLIHLDIVFLASTNETYLDAFKEHPDFPSFKARIELVKVPYLLRYSNEVDIYKNQITSRIVGRHIAPHTISVASLWAVLSRMRRADKSLYPSDLVDVIDSLTPIEKLRLYDNGKTPSRLTTRQAKELRHHIADIFKESYSYPKYEGRYGASAREIRSILLNAAYHEGYQCLNPLAVFANINELLQAKSVYEFLRQDAINGYHDHVAFLRETEKIYTSWIDDEVRESTGIATEQSYHDLFSRYVSHVSHWVKHEKMNDPISGELRDPDENFMSEIEKVLMASGEASDDFRRAVIGTIGARSLEFPDKKPNYTEIFGSYIENLREDFYTKKHKVLKKMYENFLKYTESDIADLSAKEIEQSAVMLNTLRDRYGYCQNCARDTVAFLVRRQHGEHGDER is encoded by the coding sequence ATGAGCAAAAATAATCAAAAAGAAGACAAATTGCTCAATAATATTTTCGAAAAAGTTCACGACTCTTTTATCGCTGACCGTACCATTCTCTCATTTAATGAATATTTCGATATGCTATTTACAAAGCCCGAGCGACATTTAAGGTGCTCTGCTCAGTATATCGTTGATATGTTCAAACATTTTGGCCAGCAAGTTCTAAAATTACCAACTGGCCGGGTGACAAGATATAACCTGTTTGACGCACCTTTTACTGATGGGGATGGAAGGGTCGCTGGTCATGAACGTGTGCAAGAACAACTTTTTCGCATTCTATGTAACTTCGCACGTGAAGGAAAAATCAATAAACTCATTCTCTTGCACGGCCCTAATGGTAGTGCCAAAAGCTCAATAGTTCGCTGCATTATGGCTGGTATGGAAGCTTACAGCCGATTACCTGAAGGAGCTTTATATAGTTTTAACTGGATATTTCCAACCGAACGTTTGGCTGCAACTGATCGTATAGGGTTTGGTAACGAACAGAAAGCGCATTTGAGCAATAACACTTATGCGCATCTTTCAAATTCTGACATGGATGCAAGAATTCCTTGTGACTTGCATGACCATCCCCTATTTCTTTTACCACAAAGCCAAAGACTAAATCTGCTTTCGCACTTGCTGCCAAACCAAGCTGAAAATATCGATGGCTCTGAAAACAGCCAACACCTGGCTAATGAGTATCTGCGCTTAGGTGACTTATGCTACAAATGCCGACGTATCTACGATGCTTTATTATCAAGTTATGATGGTGATGTTGCTAAGGTTCTGAAACACATCCAAATTGAACGATTCTATGTCTCACGTCGCTATCGGCGAGCCGCCGCAACAATTGAACCACAGCTTTCGGTAGATGCGCATATACAACAAGTAACCGCTGATCATTCACTGGCTTCTTTACCAAAAGCTTTACAGCATACCTCGCTTTTTACCCCTACTGGACCATTAGTAGATGCTAATCGAGGGGTACTTGAATATAGCGATTTGCTCAAACGCCCAGTAGATGCTTTTAAATACCTGCTAAGCACCATTGAGACCTCAACTGTGTCAATGGATTCATTTTTAATACACTTAGACATAGTTTTTTTAGCTTCAACAAATGAAACTTATCTTGATGCCTTTAAAGAACACCCCGATTTTCCATCGTTTAAAGCTCGTATTGAATTAGTAAAAGTTCCATATTTGCTACGTTATTCAAATGAAGTAGATATTTATAAGAATCAAATTACTTCACGTATTGTAGGACGTCATATTGCTCCGCACACTATTAGTGTTGCTTCATTGTGGGCGGTATTATCACGGATGCGTCGTGCTGATAAATCGCTTTACCCAAGCGATCTAGTTGACGTAATTGATTCTTTAACTCCAATCGAAAAACTTAGACTCTACGATAATGGTAAAACACCTTCTCGCTTAACTACTCGACAAGCAAAAGAGTTACGTCATCATATAGCTGATATTTTTAAAGAATCATACTCATATCCAAAATATGAAGGTCGCTATGGTGCTAGTGCGCGTGAAATCCGTTCAATATTGCTTAATGCCGCTTATCATGAAGGTTATCAATGCCTTAACCCATTAGCTGTGTTTGCAAATATAAATGAATTATTACAGGCAAAATCAGTATACGAATTTTTAAGGCAAGATGCGATTAATGGTTATCATGACCATGTTGCATTTTTGCGTGAAACAGAAAAAATTTATACTTCTTGGATAGATGATGAAGTGCGTGAATCGACAGGTATTGCTACTGAGCAAAGCTATCATGATCTCTTTAGTCGCTATGTTTCTCATGTTTCACATTGGGTAAAACATGAAAAAATGAATGACCCTATTTCAGGGGAATTGCGCGATCCTGACGAAAACTTTATGAGTGAGATTGAGAAAGTATTAATGGCTTCGGGTGAAGCCTCTGATGATTTTCGTCGTGCAGTCATCGGTACTATTGGCGCACGCTCGCTTGAATTTCCGGATAAAAAACCAAATTACACAGAAATATTCGGTAGTTACATAGAAAATCTACGAGAGGACTTTTATACTAAAAAACATAAAGTTTTAAAAAAAATGTACGAAAATTTCCTCAAATACACAGAATCGGATATTGCTGATTTAAGTGCTAAAGAAATTGAACAATCCGCTGTAATGTTAAATACGCTTCGTGATCGCTATGGCTATTGCCAGAATTGTGCTCGTGATACGGTAGCGTTTCTGGTAAGGAGACAGCATGGAGAGCATGGAGATGAACGCTGA